Below is a genomic region from Pseudochaenichthys georgianus chromosome 13, fPseGeo1.2, whole genome shotgun sequence.
ATCTTTGTCTCTTAACATTCCtataatagtttttttattgttggtattgttttgttctttatttttattgagagaatcactttgcaattgtgtaagtgctatataaatagttatactaatgttattgttgttaccatcattaacaatgttttctttgttttctttattcatcgctgcagaaaggatcatgccagcccacatcaaacacctgatcaagaacttcaggcagaaaagatgaaagcacctgttcaaagttccaGTTCCCTGTACATCGAACCATGCCtgtcctctgttccacatgtcttcagtcagttctggaccccatgactcggACACTAGTTCTACCAAGGCTCATTAGAGGTAAGCAGTGGTAGGAgagtggagttatctttgtatttaggctgCAAGTCGACAAGAATAGATTTAAAATCGCTTAAAAAATGGTTCAGACAAGAAGGACCATGTGTTACGCAGGTGTGGCGCTGATATAGTCTATATAATATGCGGTTGAACTTTAAAATTAAATTATTTCCGGTGCAGAGACAAATACTTGAGGTGGATGTATAAAGTATATACTGGTGTTAATAAAATATAGCGTATATCCCTCAATTTATCGAAATAAGAATGACAATacatacttccgggtgtaaagtAATATATCCATCATATGTAGCAGGGTGTCCGtgggtcttaaaaagtagagttgggtaccgagaaccggttccgaaccggaaccgttCCAaccatttcgattccaacggcatcatttagaaatgtgaatttcggtctttccgcttttcgatggctgaggaaatgtttcttctcgccgctctccgtagcctactgtatgactgcggcagggcgggaaatgtagcgttgtacccatagattatatatatataaacacatgtttatatatatatctatggtttgTACCCAGCGCCATATTCTATTATATTATACTATTTAATGGCTctggttgtacctacacttcctacagccggcgtaacctgagaccagggccagcccgtcgcactggcgttatagatgttcgcctagggcgccagatctgtggaggcgctgcgctgacagctctggggagaaaaataaatgttttgaaccGTTGGTACTCATCCTaatgttcggccttgatgtaacaacattcataattaagtaatgtAACAACCCTTTTcattcatcccggttacacttcatttgccctgtacgatggccgatgcaagtgatgaaaatggggatgttggcttatctggcacccgcagctcacagccaacgtgcgagtgagcgagggagaaagggagggtgcaccggtacgagctgttgttattagcaatctggtgctagctgctctaatggaagaagaagatgtttctacaatgatgtggagggagagtcctctccagtcagactgagtggctgataactacagctcagtgaggtaaaggactctgagggtttagatagttcacttaagtctaagttatctcagtgggtctcaaacgttttgatcacaattcacaaacagattgaagcattttactttaaaatgttcaaacatttcttcccggtatacCTGAGAAGgcgatatgcttgtttttctcaacaagaactgtttttaaatgggggggggggtcctttaaaagttggactgttgcactgtagcttcagtggttctcaggttacagttacatagcagtgaatataaacagactgattaatgtgaatattactctaaactaacctgtgtaaagtttctcgaataaatgtaatttttttggtggaagaagcatgtataatttttttaccctgcccctcaaagaatcggaatcgagaaccgttaagaaccggaatcgaaaagtagaatcggaatcagaatcgtggaaattcaaacgatacccaaccctattaaaaagtattaaaagttgataaatcaatttagcgacatgtatctagcaaatgtttagcaaaatattagaagtgaggctactagactaacgttaggtctactgtaatagcctcacttttaatagtttgcaaaacattagccagcactagtgtttttgcagttgctagcagcttattgggatgttatgctagatagacagatataataaattaagcattattgttagttaagcatgtcagcctgcagccccacttcttgtctctctctaactcattgcagatggctgcactaaagaaaagggcacagagaggaaaccagttgtaagatgtttaaaagttaattaaacataatatatgcttaaatgcatttcaaagaagttgtattGAAGTTTgagttattctacattttgacgccaagattttctgattttactgcaaatgtatatcggttccaaatatcggttatcggtctccttgattactaataatcggtatcggccttgaaaaagccatatcggtcgatccctaatcagcagctacagtgtagaaatgtcaatgaaattcttctgacctgagctcctccaacaatgcaacataataaaatacaaaataaaaagtagtgcaaaaagtttatatacatttaatatAATATGATATTTACAAGAGCAGAATATGgaattaaataatgtaaattaagaaaaaaatgtaatgcgGTGTATTGCGTGGATAATAGACCCAATCACAGTGAATGTTCAAAACAAAATTTGATACATTTTTCTTCTCACAGTGCACATATTTCAGTAATCATAACACAAAGCTAACAgttaatctgtttttccttTCTTTTTGAAGAGCGCTTCAGAGGATGGCTGAATTTACAAAACGTGGAGAAGATCGAGAGGGAGAAGTTGGCCGGTTACTACATTTCACAAAAAATACAGGACCTTGTGAAAAGCGGAAAGAAACAGTTGAAGGAAACTGCTTAAAAGTACGAAGTAATGGGTGTTTTGAATTTTTTTGTGAAATGTGTGTTAGTGTTCATTGTGTGTTATAAATTATTTACCTGCTTCTAATCATTTGATGTATGAGTATTTATTTACAGACAATACATTCTGGTAAGGCAGGTGCTCTGATCTGAAATGATAGATGTTCATTGAGCTACTGCAATTGGGTGAGAGTGTTTCATCATCATATGACCAGCTTAACTATCAAGTAATCCCAGCTAAAGTTCTACTCAAGATCATACCAGTCTGACCAGCTAGACCACTGTGACCAAACCAGCTATCCCGACCAGCTAATGGTGACCAGCTAGACCACTGTGACCACCATCTTTTAACAGCTAAACCAGCTATCCCGACCAGCTAAAGTGTCCAAAACCCCTCTTAACCAGCTAATATTAAACCAGCCAGAGCAGCCTTGTTGGTCTAAGCTGTGTTTTTCAGCAGGGACACTGGTTATGCCATAGTAATTAATGCTGCAAAGCTGGGTATTAGCTCTAACGCCATCGAATGGGACGTATATTTACCTTCTTTCTCCTACCGAATCGTCGTTGaagttgatgatgatgattgtaAAGAAGTCTTGAATGTAGCATGTAACGACTGTAAAGTTGGTAGTAAAGTCGTCCCATTTGTTCCATTTAGTTTCGACAGAGCAAAACCAAAACGagtagcgcttcaatacaatctgccattgttgttgttgttgttgtcgatcaTGTGAGgtgtttccgcgcggtttggctttatgaagcaggcacgcaaacggttacgtcatgacgcaaaacgatgacgcaatgacgcagcacggaaaagctctagcacggagcaaGAAGGGGAAAAGCCttggggcccttctcacttcggttaaatggattccttgcgtccctcacttgcgtcgtttccctgcgactagtccctcccaccagggaagcatggagagacgcaaggaaaccacgagaagcagggaaattagttttaagagcaatgggacgtcctttcctccggagcgtcacgtgaagcgacgtccgtttgtgatgacgctacacagctgatcgtctgacagcagccagctctgtccctgttatttccacacacacccccgcctctagtacacatttactgacacaaacatttgtatcatctgttgtagacccaaatacattaaataaaataagaactaattctcaaaaaagataaacgccatgcTTAAAAtataaacgaaaaaagcgatcatgaaaatgtttccaataaatgaagaaaatgatttttgaccactttgttgttcagacatatgtgtaactaaatgatacattaattgaaacaaaacacggtataaactgaggagtgactcccgtgaggttcatatattttcttcactcagctgggaaactgctctcatgtcaagaagcatcagatcagtgcatgcactgcctcgtccaatccaacacactctcactccataatcgtccaggagcgacgtttggtcagtgtccgtggcgtgcagttgtgacgctcctaggctccttcagcttcataaagggacgcaaatagctttcaactgattgcaatgtattcccatctgcggcgggatttgacgctcatggaagcacggcattcatttgtgtcggctgcccttaaaggcaatgtgagcgtccattcccattggataacggagaattgtacacccggaagtaagtattccctttatgggtgacgtcacggaccctacgtccatttatatatacagtctatggtattgACCCGTAGTGTCTTACAAAATATATAGCTATATAGATTGTTACAATATATTTAAAGGTCGTTAAAATTAGAGGAAGACATTTTCACCTACAAGaccttcaagttgtattcctgtCTATATTCTGAAGCTTTCTAAAgatgttatttttttatataattcACAGACATCTGTTTAGCTGTTGACATTTAATGGTTGTGATAAAGCGTCGGCATCAGCAAAAATATTGACATTAAAATATTGATTAGAAAGAGTTATGTTATATCTAATGAAAAAATGAATGGACCAAGGATAGACCCCTGTGGAACCTCTTTCTGATGGTAAAATGGCCTGAATGAGTACAGTGAGCAACGGTAATAGTTTATGGTTCAAAGCGACACTCTATCTAGCTTATATGAGACTAAGGCTCTATGCACACTTTTAGAAATCAGTAGGCTTTAGCTTGTTGTTAAATTACCACATATTTATAACATTATTACATTTAAGTGACTGTTGTGCCTTGTTCTTTAAggagctttgtgtgtgtgtgtttgctgtggAAACAAATACAAGTTGACAACTGAAGTGCATGCATTTGAATATTATTGAGAACATTTGAACAACTTTCGAAATCCAAACAACATCCTTTAACAGTGAGTTGTGTCAAACAGTCCACCTCACTCTTGCTGAACAGTCAGTGCACTAGTGAAGGTGTTCTCCCATGTGGTCTGGTTCTCTGAGACTTTTCTCACAGGGAGCACAGACgtcaggtttttctccagtgtgggtaGGCTGGTGGAGCTTCACACTGTATGAGTCACTGAACTCTTTCTTCCACTGGTCAAAGGAGTGGATTCGCTGGTGGCGCTTCAATGAGCGTGAGTCCCTGAAactcttctcacactggtcacaggtgaaaggcttttctccagtgtgggttcgCTGGTGAATCTTCAAATTGCCTGACCGGCTAAAGCTCTtcccacactggtcacaggtgaaaggcttttctccagtgtggattCGCTGGTGAATCTTCAAATAGCCTGACTGGTTAAAgctcttctcacactggtcacaggtgaaaggcttttctccagtgtggattCGCTGGTGAATCTTCAAATGGCCTGACTGGTTAAAGCTCTtcccacactggtcacaggtgaaaggcttttctccagtgtggattCGCTGGTGAATCTTCAAATAGCCTGACTGGCTAAAGCTCTtcccacactggtcacaggtgaaaggcttttctccagtgtggattCGCTGGTGAATCTTCAAATAGCCTGACTGGCTAAAgctcttctcacactggtcacaggtgaaaggtttttctccagtgtgggtaCGTTTGTGGCGCTTCAAATTCCCTGAACTCCAGAAactcttctcacactggtcacaggtgtgTGGTTTTCCTATTGTGGCTGTAGCCTGATGTTGATCCAGCCGTTCTCCGATGATACTCTTCTCCCCCTCATCATAAAGTCTATCTGGGTTTTTGCAGGTCTCTTCctataaaacaaaacaacatagaAAGTGACACAAGTGTATTAGGACACATATGAATGTCTTGATGCAAGTTAAAAATGGACGTGACAGAAGTAAAGTAAGGTTTTTAATGAAACCCGAGAATGCATTCTGACTCGTTGTAGCCTAAAATACCACTGAATAAAGGAAGTATAAATATCTATTAACTTGatacaacaaaacaacaaagacACACTGATTGGTTGTGTGATTCAGAATgacttgttatttttaaatgaatacaaagggGTTGGCTCTCACagagacatttttttaaatattattcaaAACATGCtaaatttaaatgtgtttttttcaaccaataTCATGATGGAATATTGCTTACTTTATCTGTTGTAAGGTTAGAGTTATGTATAGCTaaatacaaaaaactaaaagggtTGAAGCACACAAACTAATTTCATTGTTTTATAAATTAGTTATAGTATCCAGGTATCACTATCTATTACAATATCTACACCGTGAATTTgaaaataattaacattaaatgATCACATTATATCAGTAAATTCAGAGGtaggaagtacatttactcaggtactgtacttaagtacaatttggaggtacttttacttgacttgagtatttccattttatgctactgtgtacttctactccactacagttcagaggtaaattgtgtacttttactccactacatgtatttaatacctttagttacttcacagatgtggatgaatgatgtgaaatataaccaagtgttaaatcagactttagttccatctggagtaaatccaccagctaccctgcagtctacaaagtcattcagactagctgcaccttcaccagctttgagaacactttcatgatcaatcattataaaacatatcatatatattattctgaaatggaccaatctgcacaatcactacttttactgtcgctactttcactatattttgatgagaatacttttctacttttacttcaggaacattctgaatgcaggacttttactgtaacagagtattccttcactctgatacttctacttttactaagtacaagatctgagtacttctacttttactcaagatctgagtacttctacttttagtcaattacaagatctgagtacttctccttttactcaagtacaagatctgagtacttctacttttagtcaagcacaagatctgagttcttatacttttactcaagtacaagatctgagtacttctacttttactcaagtacaagatctgagtacttctacttttagtcaagcacaagatctgagtacttctcccacctctgagtaAATGTGATTGATCAGATGTTACCATCTCCTCGTATATGCGACTGTAGCTTTAGCACTCACTATTTGCTACAGGTGACTTCCTGTTTACatttttgattgattttgccaGATGTTTCCTAGCAACCAATATGATTCACTCAGTATAACGAATGCTTTTTTAATTTTTCATTGTTTTCACTCAAATATGAATAATTATTTAACCAggattttcacttttaaaagttaAAGTAACTTACCTCTGCTGATGAAGTCATTCTGCTGCTTGCGTTATCGTCTACCTGAAGTTCAGCCATCTGCAATAACAGAGATTACcatattacttattagccaactacaggaattaaaataaacattttgtttttctaAATGTTAAAGTTGAGACCATTCATTTGACAAAAACAATCACTACCACAAAGCTCAAAGAGAGATGGAGTCACTCCAGTTAGACACTTGCACATCTGACACATAGAGACATATCTTGTTGTGCTTTAGTTtgtgcattttttaaataaatgcagcTTTAAAATGAGGTAAAGCCATATATCACAAATATAAATGAAGACAATAAGTCAGTCTTGTGCAGAGAAACATACATTTCAGTCGCAGTATCCAACATGCAGAACAACAAACTCTATATTCATAAAATATCAAAATAAGTTTGAAAGAGTAAAATAAATCTCCCCCTGCCAGCCAAACAATAGCTCCCGTAAACATCTCATAGAAACGACCCAGCTGCAGAAATGCTGTTTTTCTTACCGTTGATGTGTGAAGGTAGTTTCAATAACTCGTGCCGGTTGATGGACGTCTTCACGTGGGTCAGGTTTGAAAGATGCAAAGGTGTTTCCATGGTAACACAATTCAAAGGTTCCAATTCAAGTTTTATTTTGATTTGtctttgttgttgtatttgtgtCATCTGTTCCCTCTAGCTTAAATAGAGGGTTGTGCTGTGTATGTTACTTTGATGTATTGTATGCAAAATCCACCATTGTCCCGAAGTATACTTTTATCCTGCTGAAGTGTGTTTCAGGTTCAGGGGGCAGAgtatgatatggctttttccCAAGCTCGGTGAATACTGAGGGGACGGACAGAGTGATGTAATTTTGAGATCGTAGTCTATAGCTGTACTGTTTGTGTGATATGTAGAGGGGCAGCAGTCCAAGCATGGCGGTATAGATGAATTTGTACCAGTGCAGAGATCTGCGCATTGATAGTGATGTCCAGTTAACTAAAACGTACAGCGTGCAATGGTGTGTGAGGGGTTAACAATTGGTTATGAACCTCAGAGCCCCATGGTAAACAGCGTCCAGCAGATGAAGGGAGTGAGCTGAGGCGTTCATGTACACAACATCCCTGTAGTCCAAGAGCCGCAACAATTTGGCAGCTACAAGCCATTTCCTAGCACTTGTGGAGAAGCAGGCCTTGTTTCTTAAAGAAAAAATCCCAGTTTGAATTTCAGTTTCCTTAAAAGATAGTCAATATGAGGTTTAAAGCAGAGGTTTTCATCTATAGTGATGCACAAGTATCTGTAGCTGTTAACAGCTTCTATGGGGTTATGCTGTGCAGACTTGATGCAGGGAAGAACAGTTGGTAACTGTTTCTTCTTGGAAAACAACATGACTTTTGTCTCGTCTGAATTTTACACCAACCTGAGGTGGAACAGGTGTGACTGAAACGTGTCAAAAGCAGACTGCAGACGTTCAAATGCAAGGGCAGCAGTGCTAGCACAACAGTATAGAACAGTATCATCTGCATATAGATGTACagagtagggctgaacgattaatcgattttaaatcgaaattgcgatttgaaatgatgcgattatcaaatcgcaaaccGTGCGATTTtgttttacaatttttttttcttatgtgtcagtcatccacaccaatcagaagtgctgtgctccacatatatcagccattgttaatcaatcagaagtagcccatgatagaaggtgatagacagattgatccaatcacctgccaagtgcttctgaaagtgcctgctctttccaaatggcttccaatggagctttagatggtttggtgaaccatctgggtcaggttagtaatgctccatcacatgtttctattacagggtgaatcttaaactgaagcttgactttaaagcaacccaacggaagtttcatgtaagtttagttttttcactcgtagctcgggctgcgggggtgctagagacgggagcacgttgatacgaccttcctagctggagttatggccgcattttacaataaacttctgttgggtcgcttaaaaacaaatatcgcaattcgaatcgcaatatttgtcagaaaaatcgcaattatattttttcccaaaatcgtgcagccctagactGAAACGTGTCAAAAGCAGACTGCAGACGTTTAAATGCAAGGACAGCAGTGCTAGCACAACAGTATAGAACAGTATCATCTGCATATAGATGTACAGAGGCATCAATATGTTGACACACATCATTTATATCAATTGTAAAAAAGGGTGGGTCCCAAGACcaaaccttgaggaacacctctGGGCACATTAAGAAAGCTTGAGGAGAGACTGCTGAATTATACACATTGCTTGCGATATGAGAGATAGTTTGAAAACCAACCAACAGCTTGGTCAGACGGGCCTATGGGATAACTTCTGGTATAGAATGCCATGTCCACAGTATCAAATGCCTTGGATAAGTCTATAAAAAGGGCAGCACAGTAGCTCTTTGCGTCCAAGCCTTCAACAATGTCATTCACTTCTTTCAAAGCAGCCGTTACTGTACTGCTTCCTAAAGCCTGACTGGTGAGGAGATAGAATGTTGTTCAAGCTTAAATATTCTTTGCTTTGATCATTCACCATTATTTTGGTCTAGGCCCTTTAGAGCCTTACAAACCTCCCCAACAGAGAAAAGGTCGAAGGAGAAAGTCTGGCTACTGGAAAAAGTTAAGTAACATCTAATGTAAACATGAATGGACCAAGGATAGACCCCTGTGGAACCTCTTTCTGATGGTAAAATGGCCTGAATGAATACAGTCAGCAACGCAACGGTAATAGTTTATGGTTCAAAGTGACGCTCTATCCAGCTTTTATGAGACTAAAGGCTCTTTGCACACTTTTAGAAATCAGTAGGCTTTAGCTTGTTGTTAAATTACCACATATTTATAACATTCTTATATTTAAGTGACTGTGGTGCCTTGTTCTTTAGTgagctttgtgtgtgtttgctgtgaaaaaaacaaaacaagttgACAACTGAAGTGCATGCATTTGAATATTATTGAGAACATTTGAACAACTTTTGAAATCCACACAACATCCTTTAACAGTGAGTTGTGTCAAACAGTCCACCTCACTCTTGCTGAACAGTCAGTGCACTAGTGAAGGTGTTCTCCCATGTGGTCTGGTTCTCTGAGACTCTTCTCACAGGGAGCACAGACGTCAGGTGTTTCTCCAGTGTGGGTAGGCTGGTGGAGCTTCACACTGTATGAGTCACTGAACTCTTTCTTCCACTGGTCAAAGGAGTGGATTCGCTGGTGGCGCTTCAATGAGCGTGAGTCCGTGAAAgtcttctcacactggtcacaggtgaaaggtttttctccagtgtgggttcgCTGGTGAATCTTCAAATAGCTTGACCTGGTATACActttctcacactggtcacagtagtagggtttttctccagtgtgggttcgCTGGTGAATCTTCAAATTGCCTGACTGGTTAAAgctcttctcacactggtcacaggaatagggtttttctccagtgtggattCTCTGGTGAATCTTCAAATCGCCTGACTGGCTAAAGCTCTTCTCACACTGGACACAGGtgaaaggtttttctccagtgtgggtaCGTTTGTGGCGCTTCAATTTCCCATAACTCCAGAAactcttctcacactggtcacaggtgtgTGGTTTTCCTATCCTGGCTGTAGACTGATGTTGATCCAGCTGTTCTCCGATGATACTCTTCTCCCCCTCAACATAAAGTCTATCTGGGTTTTTGCAGGTCTCTTCCTATAAAACAAATCAACAGAGAAAGTGACACAAGTGTATTAGGACACATATAAATGTCTTGATGCAAGTTAAAAATGGACGTGACAGAAGTAAAGTAAGGTTTTTAATGAAACCCGAGAATGCATTCTGACTCGTTGTAGCCTAAAATACCACTGAATAAAGGAAGAAGTATAAATACCTATTAACTTGatacaacaaaacaacaaagacACACTGATTGGTTGTTTGATTCAGAatgatttgttgttatttttaaatgaatacaaagggGTTGGCTCTCACAgagacattttttaaatattattcaaAACAtgctacatttaaatgtgtttttttcaaccaataTCATGATGGAATATTGCTTACTTTATCTGTTGTAAGGTTAGAGTTATGTATAGCTaaatacaaaaaactaaaagggtTGAAGCACACAAACTAATTTCATTGTTTTATAAATTAGTTATAGTATCCAGGTATCACTATCTATTACAATATCTACACCGTGAATTTGAAAATAATGAACATTAAATGATCACATTATATCAGTAAATTCAGAGGtaggaagtacatttactcaggtactgtacttaagtacaatttggaggtatttttacttgacttgagtatttccattttatgctactgtgtacttctactccactacagttcagaggtaaattgtgtactttAACTCCACTACatatatttaatacctttagttaatttacagatgtggatgaatgatgtgaaatctaatcaagtgttaaatcagactttagttccacctggagtaaatccaccagctaccctgcagaatacaaagtcattcaaactagctgcaccttcaccagctttgagaacactttcatgatcaatcattataaaacatatcatatatattattctgaaatggaccaatctgcacaatcactacttttactgtcgctactttcactatattttgatgagaatacttttctacttttacttgag
It encodes:
- the LOC139434950 gene encoding zinc finger protein 239-like; the protein is MAELQVDDNTSSRMTSSAEEETCKNPDRLYVEGEKSIIGEQLDQHQSTARIGKPHTCDQCEKSFWSYGKLKRHKRTHTGEKPFTCVQCEKSFSQSGDLKIHQRIHTGEKPYSCDQCEKSFNQSGNLKIHQRTHTGEKPYYCDQCEKVYTRSSYLKIHQRTHTGEKPFTCDQCEKTFTDSRSLKRHQRIHSFDQWKKEFSDSYSVKLHQPTHTGETPDVCAPCEKSLREPDHMGEHLH